One Halobaculum sp. CBA1158 DNA segment encodes these proteins:
- a CDS encoding ferredoxin, which produces MHVEFDRDTCVGMYQCVAEWDAFEKDRDAGKATLVGGEETDEDVFALEVPEGDELDAKFAARTCPVDAIRLYDDDGEQLI; this is translated from the coding sequence ATGCACGTCGAGTTCGACCGCGACACCTGCGTGGGAATGTACCAGTGCGTCGCCGAGTGGGACGCCTTCGAGAAGGACAGGGACGCCGGCAAGGCGACCCTCGTCGGCGGCGAGGAGACCGACGAGGACGTGTTCGCCCTGGAGGTGCCCGAGGGCGACGAACTGGACGCGAAGTTCGCCGCCCGGACCTGCCCGGTGGACGCCATCCGGCTGTACGACGACGACGGCGAGCAGCTGATCTGA
- a CDS encoding DEAD/DEAH box helicase yields the protein MAEAAAETEYVDHPLLVEGFIEDRRYQTDLAATARGGHTLVCLPTGLGKTTVSLLVTAHRLYETGGTALFLAPTKPLVQQHADFYREALDVADEEIVVFTGEVRPDDRAELWDSASIVIATPQVVENDLVGNRISLAEVTHLTFDECHRATGDYAYVYIAERYHADAADPLVTGMSASPGGDREEITTVCENLGIDRVEVMTEDDADVGEYTHDTDVQWERIDLPEPIIEIRDALNEVITDRLESLKELGVTNTTQPDVSQKDLNRMRGELQRMMDGGDSDAYTGMSVHAEVMKLRRAVELVETQSVEALRRYFERQRNAARSSGASKASQRMVAEPKVREAMHKAENFDDLHPKFRRTRVLLAQTLGIGGGERVIVFTESRDTAEALTEFLSASFDTRRFVGQGDKEGSDGMTQKQQQETLDAFRAGEFEVLVSTSVAEEGLDVPEVDLVLFFEPVPTAIRSIQRKGRTGRQAEGEVVVLLANDTRDEAFFWISRRREKEMEEELRTLKGVADEIGDELDDGGQAGLEAFEGDGDGTETGGDAAPDSGGDDDGGSTTATGSTESQPGLTDFDPRGDPDDDGDGDRDGDAPGDGGDSTDGDAASDGESTDDGVVATAGTDAEGTEVVIDQRELESTIARDLSTREGITTRLETLEVGDYVLSDRVAVERKSVADFLDTLVGGDRSMFEQIRDTARAYARPVVIIEGEDLYGERNVHPNAVRGALSSLAIDFDASVLRTEDEADTADLLEVIARREQETNDREVSAHGEKGAKTLAEQQEYVVSSIADIGPVTSRALLEHFGTVEAVMTAREEDLLEVSGVGQVTADRIREVVGSDYPE from the coding sequence ATGGCCGAGGCCGCCGCAGAGACCGAGTACGTCGACCATCCCCTGCTCGTCGAGGGGTTCATCGAAGACCGTCGCTACCAGACCGATCTGGCGGCGACCGCCCGCGGGGGCCACACGCTCGTGTGTCTGCCGACCGGCCTCGGGAAGACGACCGTCTCGCTGTTGGTGACGGCCCACCGGCTGTACGAGACCGGCGGGACGGCGCTGTTTCTCGCGCCGACGAAGCCGCTGGTGCAGCAGCACGCCGACTTCTACCGCGAGGCGCTGGACGTCGCCGACGAGGAGATCGTCGTGTTCACCGGCGAGGTGCGACCCGACGACCGCGCGGAGCTGTGGGACAGCGCCAGCATCGTCATCGCGACGCCGCAGGTCGTCGAGAACGACCTCGTCGGCAATCGCATCTCGCTGGCCGAGGTGACGCACCTGACGTTCGACGAGTGCCACCGGGCGACCGGCGACTACGCGTACGTGTACATCGCCGAGCGCTACCACGCCGACGCCGCCGATCCCCTCGTGACGGGGATGTCCGCCTCCCCCGGCGGCGACCGCGAGGAGATCACGACCGTCTGTGAGAACCTCGGCATCGACCGGGTGGAGGTGATGACCGAGGACGACGCCGACGTGGGCGAGTACACTCACGACACCGACGTACAGTGGGAGCGGATCGACCTCCCCGAGCCGATCATCGAGATCCGCGACGCGCTCAACGAGGTGATCACGGACAGGCTGGAGAGCCTGAAGGAGTTGGGCGTCACGAACACGACTCAGCCGGACGTCTCCCAGAAGGACCTCAACAGGATGCGCGGGGAACTCCAGCGCATGATGGACGGCGGCGACTCCGACGCGTACACAGGGATGTCCGTCCACGCGGAGGTGATGAAGCTCCGGCGCGCGGTCGAACTCGTCGAGACCCAGAGCGTCGAGGCGCTGCGGCGGTACTTCGAGCGCCAGCGCAACGCCGCGCGGTCGTCGGGCGCGTCGAAGGCGAGCCAGCGGATGGTCGCCGAGCCGAAGGTGAGAGAGGCGATGCACAAGGCCGAGAACTTCGACGACCTCCACCCGAAGTTCCGCCGGACCAGAGTGCTGCTCGCGCAGACGCTCGGCATCGGCGGCGGCGAGCGCGTCATCGTGTTCACCGAGTCGCGCGACACCGCGGAGGCGCTCACGGAGTTCCTCTCGGCGTCGTTCGACACCCGACGGTTCGTCGGGCAAGGCGACAAGGAGGGCTCCGACGGCATGACCCAGAAACAACAGCAGGAGACGCTCGACGCCTTCCGGGCCGGCGAGTTCGAGGTGCTCGTCTCCACCAGCGTCGCCGAGGAGGGGCTGGACGTGCCGGAGGTCGACCTCGTGCTCTTCTTCGAGCCGGTTCCCACGGCGATCCGCTCGATCCAGCGGAAGGGCCGAACCGGTCGCCAGGCCGAGGGAGAAGTGGTCGTCCTGCTCGCCAACGACACGCGCGACGAGGCGTTCTTCTGGATCTCGCGCCGGCGCGAGAAGGAGATGGAAGAGGAGCTTCGGACGCTGAAGGGCGTCGCCGACGAGATCGGCGACGAACTCGACGACGGCGGGCAGGCCGGACTGGAGGCGTTCGAGGGCGACGGCGACGGAACCGAGACCGGCGGCGACGCTGCCCCCGACAGCGGGGGCGACGACGACGGCGGATCGACGACCGCGACCGGGTCGACGGAGTCGCAACCGGGACTGACCGACTTCGACCCCCGCGGCGACCCGGACGACGACGGCGACGGCGACCGCGACGGCGACGCCCCCGGCGACGGCGGCGATTCGACCGACGGCGACGCAGCTAGTGACGGGGAGTCGACCGACGATGGCGTCGTCGCGACCGCCGGCACCGACGCCGAGGGCACGGAGGTCGTCATCGACCAGCGCGAGTTGGAGTCGACCATCGCGCGCGACCTCTCCACCCGGGAGGGGATCACGACCCGACTGGAGACGCTGGAGGTGGGCGACTACGTGCTCTCGGACCGCGTCGCCGTCGAGCGCAAGTCGGTCGCGGACTTCCTCGACACGCTCGTCGGCGGCGACCGGTCGATGTTCGAGCAGATACGCGACACGGCCCGAGCGTACGCCCGCCCCGTCGTGATCATCGAGGGCGAGGACCTCTACGGCGAGCGCAACGTTCACCCGAACGCGGTTCGGGGCGCGCTGTCGTCGCTGGCGATCGACTTCGACGCGAGCGTCCTCCGAACCGAGGACGAGGCCGACACCGCCGATCTGCTGGAGGTGATCGCCCGGCGCGAGCAGGAGACGAACGACCGCGAGGTGTCGGCCCACGGCGAGAAGGGGGCGAAGACGCTGGCGGAGCAGCAGGAGTACGTCGTCTCGTCGATCGCCGACATCGGCCCCGTGACCTCGCGGGCGCTGCTGGAGCACTTCGGCACCGTCGAAGCCGTGATGACCGCCCGCGAGGAGGACCTGCTGGAGGTGTCCGGCGTCGGACAGGTGACCGCCGACCGGATCCGCGAGGTCGTCGGGAGCGACTACCCGGAGTAG
- a CDS encoding lycopene cyclase domain-containing protein translates to MTLSYLAVHLLFVVPPIAALWALARLRPPFGSSRRRRARAGLALMCAVAVAYTTPWDNLLIERGVWFYGEGRVLARVWAAPVGEYLFFVLQTLLVGLWLDRVGVDAAPFEGDLARRPRVAGTVAWLAVAAAGGWLLLAAPERYTYLGALLAWVAPVAALQWGVGGAVLARPRATPRWLLAVAVPSLYLAAVDRVAIGDGVWTIAPETATGVAVAGLPVEEALFFASASLLVVQGLVLFEWAARRWVVTVDADADAGASRRPGDADEGFTLGD, encoded by the coding sequence GTGACGCTCAGCTACCTCGCCGTCCACCTGCTGTTCGTCGTGCCGCCGATCGCGGCGCTGTGGGCGCTGGCTCGCCTGCGGCCGCCGTTCGGGTCCTCGCGTCGGCGACGTGCGCGGGCGGGACTCGCGCTCATGTGCGCCGTCGCGGTCGCGTACACGACGCCGTGGGACAACCTCCTCATCGAGCGCGGCGTGTGGTTCTACGGGGAGGGGCGCGTGCTCGCGCGGGTGTGGGCCGCCCCCGTGGGCGAGTACCTCTTCTTCGTCCTCCAGACGCTGCTCGTGGGGCTGTGGCTCGACCGGGTCGGCGTCGACGCCGCGCCGTTCGAGGGCGACCTCGCGCGTCGCCCGCGCGTCGCCGGCACGGTCGCGTGGCTGGCGGTCGCGGCCGCCGGCGGCTGGCTCCTGCTTGCGGCCCCGGAGCGCTACACCTACCTCGGCGCGCTACTGGCGTGGGTCGCCCCCGTCGCGGCCCTCCAGTGGGGCGTCGGCGGGGCCGTGCTCGCGCGACCCCGGGCGACACCCCGATGGCTCCTCGCGGTCGCCGTCCCGTCGCTGTATCTCGCGGCCGTCGACCGGGTCGCCATCGGCGACGGCGTCTGGACCATCGCGCCCGAGACCGCCACCGGCGTCGCCGTCGCGGGGCTCCCCGTCGAGGAGGCGCTCTTTTTCGCCTCGGCCAGCCTGCTCGTCGTTCAGGGGCTCGTCCTCTTCGAGTGGGCGGCCCGGCGGTGGGTCGTCACCGTCGACGCGGACGCGGACGCCGGCGCGAGCAGACGTCCCGGCGACGCCGACGAAGGGTTCACTCTCGGCGACTGA
- a CDS encoding histidine kinase encodes MATQAPTATTATDETDPVNGGWRGGVAAGALAGIAMGAVFSLFAPAALEVAIPSLYGLSGGIAGWIVHVSHAAVLGVAFVAIANALEITDPNRSTLLGVGYGIALWVVLAAVVMPAWLAAVGSPATPPLPNVDTLSLAAHVLYGAVLGAALPSLRAL; translated from the coding sequence ATGGCGACACAAGCACCCACGGCTACGACGGCGACTGACGAGACCGACCCGGTGAACGGCGGATGGCGCGGCGGCGTCGCGGCGGGCGCGCTCGCTGGCATCGCGATGGGCGCGGTGTTCTCGCTGTTCGCGCCCGCGGCGCTCGAGGTCGCGATCCCCTCGCTGTACGGTCTCTCGGGGGGAATCGCCGGCTGGATCGTCCACGTGAGCCACGCCGCGGTCCTCGGCGTGGCGTTCGTCGCGATCGCGAACGCGCTCGAGATAACCGATCCGAACCGGTCGACGCTGCTCGGCGTCGGATACGGCATCGCGCTCTGGGTGGTCCTCGCGGCGGTGGTGATGCCGGCGTGGCTCGCGGCGGTCGGGTCGCCCGCGACCCCGCCGCTCCCGAACGTCGACACGCTCAGCCTCGCGGCCCACGTCCTGTACGGGGCGGTGCTCGGCGCGGCACTCCCGTCGTTGCGCGCGCTGTGA
- a CDS encoding Sjogren's syndrome/scleroderma autoantigen 1 family protein — MSERASDDTDDDSGFDKEAEREKLREKFARDERKRESTRRMSELLLKGATMTNDHCDACGSPIFRQNGQEFCPECDMGDGSADATTTDAGAERAKGAERPADAAERPADAASDVQSPGTAGSGPDGATSARQDTAAEPDTASEPDAGRPNATPDSDGLGDDTPTRRAGRSDAGATPERRDGSSPTRSGRSATPSATSSGDAAGDLAAGRDALATALRRHAEAAADETDPRTAADHLAAAREAAEALAALRR, encoded by the coding sequence ATGAGCGAACGCGCGTCCGACGACACCGACGACGACTCGGGCTTCGACAAGGAGGCCGAGCGCGAGAAGCTTCGCGAGAAGTTCGCCCGCGACGAACGGAAACGCGAGTCCACCCGGCGGATGAGTGAACTCCTCCTCAAGGGGGCGACGATGACGAACGACCACTGCGACGCCTGCGGGTCGCCAATCTTCCGGCAGAACGGCCAGGAGTTCTGCCCCGAGTGCGACATGGGCGACGGCTCCGCGGACGCGACGACGACCGACGCCGGAGCCGAGCGGGCGAAGGGAGCCGAACGGCCTGCGGACGCCGCCGAACGGCCTGCGGACGCCGCCAGCGACGTGCAGTCGCCCGGCACCGCCGGATCGGGACCGGACGGGGCGACGAGCGCGAGGCAGGACACCGCCGCGGAGCCGGACACCGCCTCGGAACCGGACGCCGGACGCCCGAACGCGACGCCCGACTCCGACGGGCTCGGCGACGACACCCCGACCCGCCGCGCGGGTCGGAGCGACGCCGGAGCGACGCCGGAGCGACGCGACGGCTCGTCACCGACGCGGTCCGGCCGCTCCGCTACTCCCTCCGCCACGTCCTCCGGGGACGCCGCCGGCGACCTCGCGGCCGGTCGGGACGCGCTCGCGACGGCGCTGCGCCGGCACGCCGAGGCGGCGGCCGACGAGACGGACCCGCGGACCGCCGCCGACCACCTGGCGGCCGCCCGCGAGGCGGCCGAGGCGCTGGCGGCGCTGCGTCGCTGA